The segment GAAGTCCTTGCTTTGCTATAGATGTATTTACAGGAGGAGCGGGTTCTGAAGATCTTGCGTTGCTGTAGTTGTAGTTACAGGAGGAGCGGGTTCTGAAGATCATGCGTTGCTGTAGTTGTAGTTACAGGAGGAGCGGGTTCTGAAGATCTTGGTTTGCTGTAGATGTATTTACAGGAGGAGCGGGTTCTGAAGATCTTGCGTTGCTGTAGATGTATTTACAGGAGGAGCGGGTTCTGAAGATCTTGGTTTGCTGTAGTTGTAGTTACAGGAGGAGCGGGTTCTGAAGATCTTGCGTTGCTGTGATGTATTTACAGGAGGAGTGGGTTCTGAATATCTTGCGTTGCTGTAGATGTATTTACAGGAGGAGCGGGTTCTGAAGTCCTTGCTTTGCTATAGATGTATTTACAGGAGGAGCGGGTTCTGAATATCTTGCGTTGCTGTAGTTGTAGTTACAGGAGCAGCGGGTTCTGAAGATCATGCGTTGCTGTAGTTGTAGTTACAGGAGGAGCGGGTTCTGAAGATCTTGTGTTGCTGTAGTTGTAGTTACAGGAGGAGTGGGTTCTGAATATCTTGCGTTGCTAGAGATGTATTTACAGGAGCAGCGGGTTCTGAAGTCCTTGCTTTGCTATAGATGTATTTACAGGAGGAGCGGGTTCTGAAGATCTTGCGTTGCTGTAGTTGTAGTTACAGGAGCAGCGGGTTCTGAAGTTCTTGGTTTGCTGTAGATGTATTTACAGGAGGAGCGGGTTCTGAAGATCTTGCGTTGCTGTAGATGTATTTACAGGAGGAGTGGGTTCTGAAGATCTTGCGTTGCTGTAGATGTATTTACAGGAGGAGTGGGTTCTGAATATCTTGCGTTGCTGTAGATGTATTTACAGGAGGAGCGGGTTCTGAAGATCTTGCGTTGCTGTAGTTGTAGTTACAGGAGGAGCGGGTTCTGAATATCTTGCGTTGCTAGAGATGTATTTACAGGAGCAGCGGGTTCTGAAGTCCTTGCTTTGCTATAGATGTATTTACAGGAGGAGCGGGTTCTGAAGATCTTGCGTTGCTGTAGTTGTAGTTACAGGAGGAGCGGGTTCTGAAGTTCTTGGTTTGCTGTAGATGTATTTACAGGAGGAGTGGGTTCTGAATATCTTGCGTTGCTGTAGATGTATTTACAGGAGGAGCGGGTTCTGAAGATCTTGCGTTGCTGTAGTTGTAGTTACAGGAGGAGCGGGTTCTGAAGTTCTTGGTTTGCTGAAGATGTATTTGTTACCCTGATGTTTCCTGCTCGCAGGTGCTGGTGGTGGGCTGTGGGAACTCTGAGCTCAGTGAGCAGCTCTATGATGTTGGCTACAGGCAGCTCACCAACATTGACATCAGTGAAACGGTGGTGTCTCACATGAACCAGCGCAATGTTGACAGACGACCTGGCCTGACCTTCCTGCAAGTAGATGCCACTCACACAGGCTTTGAGAACGGCAGCTACCAAGTCGTGCTGGACAAGGGCACCCTGGATGCCATGGCTTCTGAGGAGGAGGGGTCTCTGGCGACGAGGATGCTGGTGGAGGTCGGCAGGGTGCTGGCTGTGGGCGGGCGCTACGTCTGTGTGTCCCTGGCGCAGGAGCATGTGGTGCGTCTGGCTGTGGAGCACTTCTCTGCTGCACGGTGGGCCGTGCGACTGCACTGCCTGTCCACTCTGGAGACCCCGGAGTCGTCTGGGCCGGGGCTGCCGGTCTTCGTTCTTATCTGCACCAAGTTCCGGCAGCCGGCTCCATTCTCGGTGCTGGAGATGTGCCTGGGAGAGGACGGCGTCCCCAGCCGTCTGTCGTCTGTACCGGATCTCTTGTCTGCGGTGAAGGAGCGGCAGGCGTACGCTCTTCAGCTCCACAGACTGCGGAGTGCCACCGATTCTGCCAGCACGCCCTCCCTCACGCTCTGCCATGCGTCGACAGGCCAGCCGCGCTACACGCTGAGTGTCCAGGACAGCCCGCCATCAGCCAAGGTCCCACGGTCCAATCACTTTGCCATATTTATAGGTAAACAACCTTTTCTTGGtcgttttttaaaatgtgtcttctacACTCTTCTACACTCCTGTTTGTTGAACTGGTCCCAGTGCCGCAGGGTCGGGAGTCAGACTGGTTGTATGGATCTGCTGAGGGCCGCGTGCAGCTCGGCACCAGTGCCAACTTCAGACGCCTGCTGATCGTGTCGATGCACCGGGAGCAGCAGTATCAGGACCTGGAGGCCGTGCAGGCGGAGCTGTCGCCCGTGGTGATGGAACTCGCCCCTCCTGGGATGCCACCCAACCAAGAGGTACATGAAccgtgtgtccctgagcaagacgcttctccagggggactgacgCTTGGGGTTCCTAtgatcattaaaaacctggaaatgtcatggaatttgaaagaATTTTCCTGGTCTTGAAaatttttggaatatgaaatttacatttaaggcatttggcagacgcccttatccagagcgacttacaacgtgctttcaagttaccatcgatgaggAGATCAATTCCAGTGCACTAGGACcccaaactatgaatacaatctttttgaactcttcactctgttgtagattctgtacacaagttcgacaataagaaaagttacaaattaatctaaatattctttaaagaggaaggtcttgagctgtcgtttgaaagtgctcagtgactgagctgttcagtcagtcacttacaacgtgcttccatgttacaatcaataaagtgatcagttctggttcactaggaccccccaactatgaatacaatctttttattcactctgctgtagtttctatacataagaaagacaataagaagttacAAGTTGATCTAAATATCCTcgaaagaggaaggtcttgagctgtcgtgtgaaggtgctcagtgactgagctgttctgacctcgaggggaagttcattccaccaccgaggggccaagatggagaagtctagatgagcgtcttccttttaccttcagagatggagggaccaggcgagcagtactggaggctcggagtatacgaggtgcagtgcgaggtgtaataagggctgtgaggtaggatggtgctactccatgtctggctttgtagacctgcatcagtattttgaatctgatgcgtgcagctactgggagccagtggagggaaataaacatataaagttatggaaaagtcattTAAATCTGACACACGAATGCATAACAAAGTACgtttttctatgtttacaactacaactaTTAAAACCAGCACAGGTCttgtagtatctttgctggctttatgtAGTGTCACGTGATGCTGcgtgcgttgcttccatattccagctcCTCCGCAGccgcgtgtctccttttaaaagtcgtgtaaattacagctgatttaTACTCGAACCCAATTGGACCCATTTTACTCGGCTCCTGCGTAAACATGGGGGAGGAAACACTGttgtttaagttaagcttttctgTGTTGCCATTAATTTTTAACAATATTGTgataaattttacttttttttttttccttttcaaatttgcacaggaatttcagagaacatatcgTCATGAAAATTCTGTAAAAATAAGTGTAAGAACCCTGTCATTGTGAGTCACTCTGGAGAATGGCGTCTGGTACGGGTAGATCTGAGGAGAAACGTGAGAAGAACGTCCACCTTTCGGGTATTTTAACTATCTGCATGCCCGTGACTGTGTCCAGGTGCCCTTTCTGTCCGTGGGAGGGGATTTGGGCTGGAGGGAGGTGGTGGGGCGGGGCACCAGTCAGCTGACAGGGGAGTACTCTGTAGAAGACGTGCGAGGGGAGGACGGGAAACTCTACCGTCGCTTGGTCTTCATGAGCAACGCTCAGCTGGTGCAGTCAGAGTGTCGACTCTGCATGCCAGACGCAGGTGAGGCTCCACCGGTCACATGAATTTGTTCCACAAATCAGGACGTTCTGATCAGCtgattttctttctctttggGATCAGCCTCTTCTGCacggaagaagaagaacaaaaagaaagcaAAGTCTTCCTCAGCTCAGCCTCCTCCCAGCGCATTAACTCCTGCTTCTGATAGGACCACGAGCGTGGACAGGGGCTTCCTCTGCTGTGCCCACCATGAAGTGATGGTGTCAGGTCTGGCTCTTCTGGGTTTGGGCGCCGATTCCAAAGAAGGTATGTGTGACCTGCATAACGTGATCTCAGATGCTCAGGTGAACGTTCTTCCTGTGGGCTGCCTCTGTATCAGAACGTTCTCCACCTGGAGATAATATTCTGGATGGTGTATGTTCAGCTTGCTCACAGTCGTTCCTCTCTCTTACAGAAGCTCCACTGAGCGTTCTCCTGGTGGGCCTGGGGGGTGGGGCTCTGCCCCAGTTTGTGCATGATTTTATTCCAGCAGctcaggtggaggtggtggagctgGACCCTGCAGTTCTGGAGGTCGCACAGAAATGGTTTGGGTTCCGTCCGGATGACCGGCTCAAGGTCTTACTCGGAGATGGTCTGGATCACATCAACACGCTGGAGAACCAAGGTGTGTGAATAGAAGAGTAGTGAAGATGAAAGAAATTTGATTTTGACGTGTGCATGACATTATTTTCAGATTCTGAATTTATAGCTACAAATGGGTGGAAAAAAAGTAGAAACAGATGAAAGGGGCGTGTCTTCTGAAATGGGCGGAGTTTGGAGTTGATGTTTGTTTTGGATCTGGATGCATTAAATTCTGGAAAAGAGTTTCAGTGAAGGACCATGGCAGGAATTCTGCTGGTGGGTTGAGAAGATTGGAACATACGGTCTTTGGCTGAACCCTGTAGTGTGGTCTGATATCGCTTTTCTGacctttttattgtgttttttctgcCTTCATTGCATCAAAGAAATTACTTGATCAAAACTTCGTGAaatgtcagggtggtagtagcctagtgggtaacacacttacatatgaaccagaagacccaggttcaaatcccacttactaccattgtgtccctgagcaagacacttaaccctgagttactccagggggggactgttcctataactactgattgtaagtcgctctggataagggtgtctggtaaatgctgtaaatgtaatgtttttcttttgcctttTCCTGGTTCTGCTTCATGTAAAATGTGCACATCAGACATGTCTCTGCTGTCAGCTGCTGCTTTCCTTACACTTCTGCTCTCTATTTATAGGTGGACATTCTTATGATGTCATCATGTTTGACATTGATAGCAAGGACCCCACCCTGGGAATGAGCTGCCCGCCGCCTGCCTTTGTGGAAAAATCTCTTCTGAAAAAAGTGTTTAATCTGCTTTCTGCACGAGGTACATGCAGAAAAATGCAGCCGTCCATATTGTTTATGGTTTTAAATGTGTGAGGAGCCTCCTGAGCCCTGGTTTTATGAGCAGTTCAGAATGGGTTCTGTTTTTCAGGGGTCTTCATGCTGAACCTGGTGTGCCGTGACTCCGCCCTGCGCCTGGCGGTGCTGGACCGGCTGCGAGGCGTCTTCCCCCGCATGCTCTCACGCAGAATCGAGGGCGAAGTGAACGAGGTGCTTCTGTGTTTGAGGGATCTGGGTCAAGAAAAAGACTCGGCCTCCACCGTCCCCACCGGACTGCAGCAGGCAGCCAGGAGACTTCAGGGTGCGATGCGACCGGCTGGCCCCGGGGGCGGAGCCTGCAGCCCTCAGATTGATATCGCTGCCATGCTGGAAGAGCTCAGAGTGGCGTAATCAGTCATGAACTCTTAAGTTAAGATGATGTAAGGTTTTGCAAGCCTTTCAAACATTGTATGGAGAAAAATAAGGTTTGCTGTAAATACAAAATTCCTGTattaaaaacgtttttaaatgaaaatgattgtttttgccATTGTGGTAACAAAAtcagtcctctgcatttaaccatcaccattggtgagcagtgggcagccatgacaggcacccggggagcagtgtgtggggggacggtaccATGCTCAAGGAGAAAAGAGTGGAACCCTTGAACCTTGAGCCTGTTGGTTTTgagaccacttccttaacatcGAAGTCAGCATCGCcccatttttaaacattgtggTGTAGTTGTTCTTTATGGGAGTGATTCTAAGCATCTTAGATTTCAACACAACACGAAATGAGACTATCTGTTTCTTACTGGTGTTTAAGTCTACTCTGTTTGAGTCTACATAGAGGCGAGGATTTTAAATTAAGATTTTGTACTATAAACTCTGTATACATTTACCACCTGTCCAGAGCATCGCACTGCCTTCAGTTCGAAGCAGCTCCGGAGTGTCACAAAAAATATTAGTCAAGTTTTCTTACAAGTATGCAACATTCTTATTTGTGAGAATTAATGATATCTTTATTATACGAGAAGCGAATTAAGCTCGAATCGCGCTGGACCCGAAACCGGTATCGGGGAGTGTGGCGCGTC is part of the Denticeps clupeoides chromosome 19, fDenClu1.1, whole genome shotgun sequence genome and harbors:
- the mettl13 gene encoding eEF1A lysine and N-terminal methyltransferase isoform X2, which produces MSLLPRTAAEFSSAGYWEHFFRQRGGKAFEWYGDYHSLCGVLHKYIKTRDQVLVVGCGNSELSEQLYDVGYRQLTNIDISETVVSHMNQRNVDRRPGLTFLQVDATHTGFENGSYQVVLDKGTLDAMASEEEGSLATRMLVEVGRVLAVGGRYVCVSLAQEHVVRLAVEHFSAARWAVRLHCLSTLETPESSGPGLPVFVLICTKFRQPAPFSVLEMCLGEDGVPSRLSSVPDLLSAVKERQAYALQLHRLRSATDSASTPSLTLCHASTGQPRYTLSVQDSPPSAKVPRSNHFAIFIVPQGRESDWLYGSAEGRVQLGTSANFRRLLIVSMHREQQYQDLEAVQAELSPVVMELAPPGMPPNQEVPFLSVGGDLGWREVVGRGTSQLTGEYSVEDVRGEDGKLYRRLVFMSNAQLVQSECRLCMPDAASSARKKKNKKKAKSSSAQPPPSALTPASDRTTSVDRGFLCCAHHEVMVSGLALLACSQSFLSLTEAPLSVLLVGLGGGALPQFVHDFIPAAQVEVVELDPAVLEVAQKWFGFRPDDRLKVLLGDGLDHINTLENQGGHSYDVIMFDIDSKDPTLGMSCPPPAFVEKSLLKKVFNLLSARGVFMLNLVCRDSALRLAVLDRLRGVFPRMLSRRIEGEVNEVLLCLRDLGQEKDSASTVPTGLQQAARRLQGAMRPAGPGGGACSPQIDIAAMLEELRVA
- the mettl13 gene encoding eEF1A lysine and N-terminal methyltransferase isoform X1; amino-acid sequence: MSLLPRTAAEFSSAGYWEHFFRQRGGKAFEWYGDYHSLCGVLHKYIKTRDQVLVVGCGNSELSEQLYDVGYRQLTNIDISETVVSHMNQRNVDRRPGLTFLQVDATHTGFENGSYQVVLDKGTLDAMASEEEGSLATRMLVEVGRVLAVGGRYVCVSLAQEHVVRLAVEHFSAARWAVRLHCLSTLETPESSGPGLPVFVLICTKFRQPAPFSVLEMCLGEDGVPSRLSSVPDLLSAVKERQAYALQLHRLRSATDSASTPSLTLCHASTGQPRYTLSVQDSPPSAKVPRSNHFAIFIVPQGRESDWLYGSAEGRVQLGTSANFRRLLIVSMHREQQYQDLEAVQAELSPVVMELAPPGMPPNQEVPFLSVGGDLGWREVVGRGTSQLTGEYSVEDVRGEDGKLYRRLVFMSNAQLVQSECRLCMPDAASSARKKKNKKKAKSSSAQPPPSALTPASDRTTSVDRGFLCCAHHEVMVSGLALLGLGADSKEEAPLSVLLVGLGGGALPQFVHDFIPAAQVEVVELDPAVLEVAQKWFGFRPDDRLKVLLGDGLDHINTLENQGGHSYDVIMFDIDSKDPTLGMSCPPPAFVEKSLLKKVFNLLSARGVFMLNLVCRDSALRLAVLDRLRGVFPRMLSRRIEGEVNEVLLCLRDLGQEKDSASTVPTGLQQAARRLQGAMRPAGPGGGACSPQIDIAAMLEELRVA